One Brassica napus cultivar Da-Ae chromosome A5, Da-Ae, whole genome shotgun sequence DNA window includes the following coding sequences:
- the LOC106454507 gene encoding uncharacterized protein LOC106454507, translating to MSLAISLCLAFLFALCHGSHSLPAQRTPHLDVLLPNGNFEQVPNKSNMRKRQIIGKHSLPHWEISGHVELVSGGPQPGGFYFAVPRGVHAARLGNLASISQYVKVKRGLVYSLTFGVTRTCAQDENIRISVPGQTNELPIQTLFSTNGGDTYAWAFKAKFDVVKITFHNPGVQEDPSCGPLVDAVAIKEILPLRYTRGNLVKNGGFEIGPHVFNNFSTGILIPAKVQDLISPLPGWIIESLKPVKYIDSRHFEVPSGLAAVELVAGRESAIAQIIRTVAGRNYMLSFAVGDAQNGCHGSMMVEAFAGKAAFKLRFESNGKGAFKVGRFRFRADSNRTRLTFYSGFYHTKLHDFGHLCGPVLDSVSVVMTR from the exons ATGTCTCTCGCTATCTCTCTTTGTTTGGCTTTCCTTTTTGCTCTTTGCCATGGTTCTCATAGCTTACCTGCACAACGAACTCCTCATCTTGATG TGCTTCTCCCAAATGGAAACTTTGAGCAAGTTCCTAACAAATCAAACATGAGAAAGAGGCAAATAATCGGCAAACACTCTCTTCCTCATTGGGAAATTTCCGGCCACGTCGAATTAGTCTCTGGCGGTCCACAACCCGGAGGTTTCTACTTTGCGGTGCCACGTGGAGTCCATGCAGCTAGGCTAGGGAACTTAGCCTCGATATCTCAGTATGTGAAAGTGAAACGTGGCTTGGTTTATTCTCTAACGTTTGGGGTCACGAGGACTTGTGCTCAGGATGAGAACATACGAATCTCTGTTCCCGGTCAGACCAATGAGCTGCCAATCCAAACCCTGTTCAGTACTAATGGTGGAGACACATACGCTTGGGCATTCAAAGCAAAGTTTGATGTGGTCAAGATCACTTTTCATAACCCTGGTGTTCAAGAGGACCCTTCATGTGGTCCTCTCGTTGACGCTGTTGCCATCAAAGAGATTCTCCCTCTTCGGTATACTAGAG GAAACCTTGTGAAAAACGGTGGATTTGAGATCGGTCCCCATGTATTCAACAACTTCTCCACCGGAATCTTAATCCCGGCGAAGGTACAAGATCTCATCTCACCGCTTCCAGGATGGATCATCGAATCTCTAAAACCGGTCAAGTACATCGATAGCCGCCACTTCGAAGTCCCCTCAGGACTCGCCGCAGTCGAGCTCGTCGCCGGGAGAGAAAGCGCCATCGCTCAGATCATCCGCACCGTCGCCGGTAGAAACTACATGCTCTCCTTCGCGGTTGGAGACGCACAAAACGGTTGTCACGGATCGATGATGGTGGAGGCGTTTGCTGGAAAAGCAGCGTTTAAGCTTCGGTTTGAATCTAACGGTAAAGGAGCGTTTAAAGTGGGACGTTTCAGGTTTCGCGCGGATTCTAACCGCACGAGGTTAACGTTCTACAGTGGGTTTTATCATACCAAGCTCCATGATTTTGGACACCTTTGTGGGCCCGTGCTTGACAGTGTTAGTGTTGTCATGACacgttaa